Genomic window (Paracoccus tegillarcae):
TCGAGCGCGCGCACGAATGCGGTCACGGCGGGATGGGCCATGTCAAATTCCTTGTCGGGATGTGGGTGCCGCCGCGCCATAAGGCGCGGCGCGGCTGCGTCAGATGTGTGTCCAGTCGCGGGACATGATGTTGCTGACGGAATAGCGCCCGCCGTTTTCGGTGCTGATGAACACGGTCCGGTTGCTGCGTCCCCATTTTTCCCGCGCGATGCGGAAGGTCTGCAGCTCGGCTCCGTCCGAAAACCGCAAGGGTGTCGCCAGACGGATCACGTCGCCCGACTTCAGGCGGCGACCAGAGCGCGCGGCATGGGCACGGCACCGCATCCGCCAATCGAGGGCAAATTCGGCGCTGGTCGGCGACAGCAGGTCCAGCAGCTTCGCGGGGGCCTCGGCCTGATTGGGACCGCTGGT
Coding sequences:
- a CDS encoding DUF6927 domain-containing protein gives rise to the protein MDETSGPNQAEAPAKLLDLLSPTSAEFALDWRMRCRAHAARSGRRLKSGDVIRLATPLRFSDGAELQTFRIAREKWGRSNRTVFISTENGGRYSVSNIMSRDWTHI